The genomic window CCTCGCCGCCGCACCAGGTACGTACGAAGACACCACGGTCTATCTCGTCGTGCTCCCACACCTGACCGACGGCACCCGCGTACAGGCGTACGTAGTCGACGCGGCATGCATCGACTCAGCCCCGTCCAGCAAGGGAAAACTCCTTCTCACGCACGCCTACTCTCGTCCCTGAGCGCGCCACGATGCCGCCCGGACTCCTCGGGAATGCAAGCCCCGTAGGATCCGTTGGGTGGGGTGAGAGTCGTTGATGCCCCTATAGGCAGTAGGCAGTTCTGCAGAGACGAGGAAGAAACCCGTGAGCGACGTCCGTAATGTGATCATCATCGGCTCCGGGCCGGCCGGGTACACCGCCGCGCTGTACACCGCGCGCGCATCGCTGAACCCGCTGGTATTCGAAGGCGCTGTCACCGCCGGTGGTGCGCTCATGAACACCACTGATGTCGAGAACTTCCCCGGCTTTCGCGACGGCATCATGGGGCCGGACCTGATGGACAACATGCGGGCGCAGTCAGAGCGCTTCGGTGCTGAGCTCGTGCCTGACGATGTCATCGCCGTGGACCTCACGGGTGAGATCAAGACGGTCACCGACACGGCAGGCACTGTCCACCGTGCCAAGGCCGTCATCGTCGCAACCGGCTCTCAGCACCGCAAGCTCGGGCTCCCGAACGAGGACACGCTCTCCGGCCGCGGAGTCTCCTGGTGCGCGACCTGCGACGGCTTCTTCTTCAAGGACCAGGACATTGTCGTCGTCGGCGGCGGCGACACCGCGATGGAAGAGGCCACCTTCCTCTCCCGCTTCGCCAAGTCCGTCACGGTCGTCCACCGCCGCGACACCCTGCGCGCCTCCAAGGCGATGCAGGATCGCGCTTTCGCCGACCCGAAGATCAAGTTCGCCTGGGACAGCGAGGTTGCCGAGATTCACGGCGATCAGAAGCTCTCCGGTCTGACCCTGCGGAACACCAAGACCGGCGAGACCTCCCCGCTCCCCGTGACCGGTCTGTTCATCGCAGTCGGACACGACCCGCGGACCGAGCTCTTCAAGGGTCAGCTGGAGCTGGACGGCGAGGGCTACCTGAAGGTCGATGCGCCGTCCACGCGCACGAACCTGACCGGTGTCTTCGGCGCCGGTGACGTGGTTGACCACACGTACCGGCAGGCCATCACCGCCGCCGGCACCGGCTGCTCGGCCGCGCTGGACGCCGAGCGTTTCCTCGCCGCCCTCGCGGACGACGAGAAGGCCACTGCCGCAGCGGCGGTCTGACCCCTCTGGCTTCTACGACCCCCACACCCCACACCCCTGTAAGCGAAGGAGGCCGCCGTGGCCCTGAAGACTGTGACCGACGCCAATTTCGACGACGAGGTCCTGAAGAGCGACAAGCCCGTGCTCGTCGACTTCTGGGCCGAATGGTGCGGTCCGTGCCGCCAGATCGCCCCGTCGCTGGAGGCCATCGCCGCTGAGCATGGCGACAAGATCGAGATCGTCAAGCTCAACATCGACGAGAACCCGGCCACGGCCGCGAAGTACGGCGTCATGTCCATTCCGACGCTCAACGTCTATCAGAATGGCGAGGTCGCCAAGACCATCGTCGGCGCCAAGCCGAAGGCCATGCTTGTCCGCGAGCTCGACACCTTCATCGGTGACGAGGTTGCCCAGGCCTGACAAGCTCGCGCTTCGTTTCACGTGAAACACGAATGGGCCAACCCGAGGGGGTTGGCCCATTCGCCGTCTCCGAGCCTCGGTCACAGCGGCCGAAGCGCCGGTTCCTTCTGTACTGCGCCCAGAAGCCGGTCCAGCGCAAGCTCCACGTCTTCCTTCCAGGAAAGCGTCGTACGCAGCTCCAGCCTGAGCCTGGGGTGCGTGGGGTGAGGGCGGACGGTCTTGAAGCCCACGGCCAGGAGATGGTCAGCGGGCAGGACACAGGCCGGCTCGGTCCAGCGGGCGTCGCCGAATGCCTCGATCGCCTTGAAGCCCCGACGGAGAAGATCCTTCGCCACTGTCTGGACCATGACCCGCCCTAGTCCTTGGCCTTGATAGCTGGGCATGATCCAGGCGGTCATGAGCTGCACGGCATCCGGTGAGACAGGACTCGTGGGAAATGCCGTCGACCGCGGCACATAGGCCGGCGGCGCGTACAGCACAAACCCCACCGGGATCTCATCGACATAGACAACACGTCCGCAGGAGCCCCACTCCAGTAGGACGGCCGAGATCCAGGCTTCCTTCTCCAGCTCGGGTCTGCCCGCTTTTACTGCTGCTTCTCCACTGACTGGATCAAGCTCCCAGAAGACACACGCTCGGCAGCGCTTGGGGAGGTCTGGAAGGTTGTCCAACGTGAGTGGTACGAGCCGACGCCCCATGAAGGCTGTTCCTCACTTCCTTCGACTGCCGCGCCAAGGGCAGCGGACAACGCGCTCCGTTCCCGGAGCAGGCTGCCGATGAACCCGCCGACCGCGCCAATGCTCAGGCCGGCTGTCAGTAGCTGGCTGCGGCTCACCGATCGCATGGCTCGCCTTCCTTTGAGATGGGTCAAGGTGGATGCGCCGTACCAGAACGCATCGTATCCACCCAGCGAGGACACGCCTACCGAGAGACGGCAAAGGGCGGACCGTGTTCCGCCGACTGCCGGACACGATCCGCCCTTGAGCCTGTACCGAGGCTCAGATTTCGTCGTCCTCGGCGGGTTCCTCGGAGTCACTCTGCTCCATGACCCGTCCTTCTCCCGGGGCGAGGGTGCCGAGAATCCGGTCCAGGTCCTCTATCGACGCGAACTCGACGACGATCTTGCCCTTCTTCTGACCCAGGTCGACCTTCACCCGGGTTTCGAAGCGGTCAGAGAGCCGGGACGCCAGATCCGTGAGCGCCGGCGAGAGGCGTGTGCCCGCTCGGGGGCCCTTCGGCTTCGGAGCGCTCGAGGGCCCCGAGCCCATCAGGGTCACGATCTCCTCGACAGCACGCACCGACAGCCCTTCAGCGACGATGCGGTGCGCCAGCCGGTCCTGCTCGTCGGAGTCCTCGATAGACAGCAGGGCCCGTGCGTGACCGGCGGAGAGCACACCGGCGGCGACCCGGCGCTGAACCGGCGGCGACAGGCGAAGGAGCCGCAGCGTGTTGGAGACCTGGGGACGCGAGCGCCCGATCCGGTCAGCCAGCTGGTCATGGGTGCACTTGAAGTCCTTCAGCAACTGGTCGTAGGCGGCAGCCTCTTCCAGTGGGTTCAGCTGTGCACGGTGGAGGTTTTCCAGGAGGGCGTCCAGGAGAAGCTTGTCGTCCTCCGTCGCCCGCACGATTGCCGGAATCCGCTCCAGGCCGGCCTCACGGCAGGCCCGCCAGCGGCGTTCACCCATGATGAGCTCATAGCGGTCGGGACCGAGCTGCCGAACCACGACGGGCTGAAGAAGACCGACCTCCTTGATGGAGGTGACCAGTTCGGCAAGTGCGTCCTCGTCGAAGACCTCACGCGGCTGCCGGGGGTTCGGCGTAATGGAGTCCAGCGGCACCTCGGCGAAGTGCGCTCCGGCGGGCGACACGATGTCCGACATCGTCTCGGGCTCCGGCTCGGCAGCCCGAGGCTCCGGGGTCACCGGCCCGGGCGGCAGCGTGGCCACCTTGGCGACGGCTACGCCTCGCTCCGCCGTGAGAACCGGTCCCGCTCCCGCTGATGCAGGACCGGCCCCGTCGGAAGCCACCGGCTTCTCCTGTGGAGCGGCCGGGATCAGTGCACCGAGCCCACGCCCCAATCCTCTACGTCGCTCGCTCACTGGATCCCCTCCGACTGACTCTGCTGGTTGTTCTGGCTGACCGCGTGCGCGGCCTTGGCCTCGTAATGAACCCCGACCCCCCGCAGCGCAATCTCACGGGCGGCCTCAAGATACGACAGGGAACCGCTGGAGCCCGGGTCGTACGTGAGAACCGTCTGCCCATAGCTGGGCGCCTCCGAGATGCGCACGGAACGCGGGATGCTTGTCCGCAGCACCTCATCACCGAAGTGACTGCGAACCTCGTCCGCCACCTGCGAGGCGAGCCTGGTCCGACCGTCGTACATGGTGAGCAGGATCGTCGACACATGCAGCGCCGGGTTGAGGTGCCCTCGCACCAGGTCGACGTTACGGAGGAGCTGCCCCAGTCCTTCGAGCGCGTAGTACTCGCACTGGATGGGGATCAGCACCTCCGCCCCGGCGACGAGGGCGTTCACGGTCAGCAGGCCGAGCGACGGCGGGCAGTCGATGAGGATGTAGTCCAGCGGCTGCTCATACGCCTGAATTGCTCGTTGCAGCCGACTCTCCCGCGCGACCAGGGACACCAACTCGATCTCCGCACCGGCGAGATCGATGGTGGCGGGGGCACAGAAGAGACCTTCGACATCCTGGACCGGCTGGACGACCTCGGAGAGCGGCTTGCTCTCCACAAGGACGTCATAGATCGACGGGACTTCGGCGTGATGGTCGATCCCCAAAGCCGTGGAGGCATTGCCCTGTGGATCCAGGTCGACCACCAGAACACGGGCGCCGTGCAGCGCCAGCGAAGCGGCAAGATTGACCGTTGTGGTCGTCTTACCCACTCCGCCCTTCTGGTTGGCGACCACCATGACGCGTGTCTGCTCAGGTCGGGGAAGACCTTCGCCGGCACGGCCCAGAGCCTCCACCGCCAGTTGGGCAGCACGACCAATGGGGGTGTCGTCCATCGGGGGCGGTGTTTCACGTGAAACATCGTCCCCCGTTGACTCGGTACGTGGACCGGGGACCGGGTCGGTCATCGGTCCCGCGATGTTGGCGTCGGACCGCAAGGATTCACTCTCCTCGACTTCAAGCTCGCGATGAACAGAGCCTGCCATGTCTTGGGGGTCGTGAACCAGCGAGGCCGGTGGTTCTGTGGAGGAAACCACCTCTGTGGACAATCCCGTAGCCCTCAAGAGGGGCTTCTGGTCACGAGGCGTGGCAGCGGCCCGGCCGCGGCTGATGATTCCCTGCAACAGTGAGCGACGTTTCACGTGAAACACGATGCACTTGCCGCAGGGTCACATCGTTACGACACTCCGAAATGCGTACGTATGGGGACGCATGACGACGACCCTCGACAGCCATCCTCGGCAGGCCCCAGGGACGGACGACCTCCCCGTCATCCGCGAGGGTCGCACATATCAACGACGGCGACGACTGCGCCCGACCCTGGCAGCCTTGGCCCGCTTGGCGGCAAAGCGGACACCACCCGGGCTCTCGCCGACCTCGACCCGGACCACCGTGGACAGCGGGTCGACGATGCCCTCGCCGACATGCAGTACGGAGGCCTCCACGACTCCGAGCTTGCTGAGAGCCGCCCGGGCTCCGTTGATCTCCTCTTCCGCGGTGTCGCCCTTCAGGGCCAGCATCTCGCCGTACGGCCGCAGAAGTGGCACACCCCAGCCGGCCAGTCGATCCAGCGGAGCCACCGCACGCGCCGTGACGACATGGACCGGCGGTAGCGTCCCGAGCACTTCCTCCGCCCGGCCGCGTACCACCGTGACATGGTCCAGGCCCAGGAGCTCGACGACTTCCTGGAGGAAATTGGTGCGACGGAGCAGCGGCTCAAGGAGCGTGATCTTGAGATCCGGGCGGACAAGAGCCAGCGGAATGCCAGGGAGCCCTGCGCCCGAGCCGACATCACAGACGGTGACACCCTCGGGCACGACCTCGGAGAGCACCGCGCAGTTCAGCAGATGCCGCTCCCACAGCCGTGGCACTTCACGCGGACCGATCAGCCCACGCTTGACCCCCGCGTCCGCGAGCAGCTCCGCGTACCGGACAGCCTCGGGGAAGAATTCACCGAACACCGTCCGCGCCTCTTCGGGCGCCTGGGGAAGCTCTGCTGCCTCCGTCACCGGGAACCGTCCTTCCGTACCGCTACCGCACTGTGTTGGCTGACTATCAGGCTGACAAAATTCGGCCCCGCCTGCGAACAGACGGGGCCGACAGAACGATGAGGTTCAGGCAGGGAGAACGACGACGAAGCGCTGGGGCTCCTCGCCCTCGGACTCACTGCGCAGACCAGCGGCGGCGACCGCGTCGTGCACGACCTTGCGCTCGAACGGGGTCATCGGCTTCAGCTTCACCGGCTCGCCGGAGTTCTTGACCTCGTCCGCGGCCTTGGCCCCGAGCTCAGCGAGCTCGGCACGCTTCTTGGCGCGGAAGCCCGCGATGTCCAGCATGAGCCGGCTGCGATCCCCGGTCTCCCGGTGCACCGCGAGACGCGTCAGCTCTTGAAGCGCCTCCAGCACCTCGCCGTCCCGGCCCACGAGCTTCTGCAGATCCCGGCTGCTCGTGTCGCTGATGATCGAAACCGCAGCCCGGTCCGCCTCGACGTCCATGTCGATGTCGCCGTCGAGATCGGCGATGTCGAGCAGGCCCTCAAGGTAGTCAGCGGCGATCTCTCCCTCCTGCTCGAGGTGGTTCAGCGTGTCGCTACCCTCGGCGGCGGCGGAGGTGGTGCCTTCCGTCACGGATGGACTCCTTCTTACTTCTTGGACGACGGGTGCTTGGGCCGCTGCTGGCCCTTGCGCTGTCCGGACTTGGCTTGGCGCGCGGAACCCGGGGCGGTCTTGGCCGCGGGCTTCGGCTTGGCGTCCTGCGGCTCGCCCTTCTCCAGCGACGTCTTGGACGTGGTGGACGTGGGTTCCTGCTGCGCGCTTCCGGCCTGAGCGGGACCGGACTGGCGCTGGGCCTTGCTCTGGCGCTTGGGCTGCTGACGACGTCCGGCCGCTCCGCCCTCGGCCTCCGCAGTGAGGGTGTCGCCCTTCACCACGCTGCCGTCAGCCTGGGCGGCGAAGCCCGCCTTGGACAGGCCCGCGATGAAGCGGCGCTCGTTCTCGTTGCGGTCGGCGCCCTTGGCGACGATGGCCTGGACGACGTTGCGCTTGCGGCGGCCGCGCACCTCGCCGTGAGCGGTGACGCTCTTCAGCAGACGCTGCAGGTAGCTGTCCTGCGCCTTGGAACCGGGGGTCGGGTTCTGGTTGATCACATACATCTGCTGGCCCATGGTCCACACGTTGGTGGTCAGCCAGTAGACGAGGACACCGACGGGGAAGTTGATACCCATGACGGCGAAGATCACCGGGAAGATGTACATCAGCATCTTCTGCTGCTGCATGTACGGCGTCTTGACCGACAGGTCGACGTTCTTCTGCATCAGCTGGCGCTGCGTGTAGAACTGCGACGCGGACATCAGGATGATCATCACCGCGGTGATGACGCGGACGTCCATGACCGTGGCGCCGAGCGCAGCGACCTTGTCCTGGGTGTCCGTGAACTTGGCGGCGATCGGAGCGCCGAAGATCTGGGCCTCACGGGCGCTGTCCACCAGCGTCTGGTTGAGCACGCCGATCGTCTTGCCGTTGGCGATGTTGCTCAGCACGTGGTAGAGCGCGAAGAAGAACGGCGACTGCGCGAGGATCGGAAGGCACGAGGACAGCGGGTTGGTCCCCGTGTCCTTGTACAGCTTCATCATCTCTTCGGACTGGCGCTGTCGGTCGTTCTTGTAGCGCTCCTGGATGGCCTTCATCTTCGGCTGGAGCGCCTGCATGTTCCGCATCGACTTGATCTGCTTCACGAAGAGCGGGATCAGACAGATACGGATCAGCACCACCAGGGACACGATGGACAGTCCCCAGGCCCAGCCCGTGTCGGGGCCGAAAAGGGCCCCGTACAGCTTGTGGAACTGGACGATGATCCAGGAGACGGGTGTGGTGATAAAGCTGAAGAGACTGGCAATCGTGTCCACTAATCAGGCTCCTTGAGCATTGGGCGAGGTCTCTGCGGCCGGGCTGGTCTCAGGGGGGTGCCCGCCCTTGCCGCCACGCAGGTATTCGCGCAGCAGCTCGTGCCAACGAGGTCGTTTGCGCGGTGGCACGTGGTCCACCCCGCCGGGCGACCACGGATTGCACCGCAGGATCCGCCAGGCGGTCAGGGCCGTACCCTTCACCGCGCCATGCCGGTCGATGGCTGTGTATCCGTAGTGAGAACACGACGGGTAGTACCTGCAGACGGGCCCCAGCAGCGGGCTGATCGTCCACTGGTACAGCTTGATCAGAGCCAGCAGCGGGTACTTCATCGCGCGCCCCCTCCCAGCAGCCGCTGGAGAGCGGCGTCCAGGTCTCGGGCCAGCTGTGCATGGTCGGCGTCGCCCGCTCCGGGCAGCGCCCGTACGACCACCAGGCTACCGGGGGGCAGCTCGAGCAGTCGTTCGCGTATCAGGTGCCGCAGTCGACGCTTCACCTGATTACGGGTGACCGCGCCACCTACCGCCTTGCTCACGACGAAACCCGCACGCGTCGGGGGAGCGCTCTCCCCAGGCGCGTGCGGGTCCGTTGCACCGCTGCGTAGATGGACGACGAGAAGCGGGCGTCCGGCCCGGCGTCCCCGGCGTACCGCGGTCGCGAAGTCCTCGCGCCGCCTCAGCCGATTCTCGGTAGGCAGCACGTCATGACCTGTACGCGATCAGGCGGACAGGCGGGCGCGACCCTTGCTGCGGCGGTTCGCCAGAATGGCGCGGCCGGCACGGGTACGCATGCGCAGGCGGAAACCGTGGGTCTTCGCGCGACGACGGTTGTTCGGCTGGAAGGTGCGCTTGCTCACTCGGGGGCTCCAGTAATGATTCGTGTGGCGGCGGGACATCGCCTGGCTGTCACCGTGCGCCCACGAGTAGCTCGCAATACGCCCGAGTGCACCGCTTCACAATCACCGATCGTGATCTACTGATCGTGATCTTTGCCCATCGGAGGCAGGCGGCAGCAGCCATCGACAACTCGACCTGGTTACGGTACGCGCGGCTACGCCATTCGGTCAAACCAGCACCACGGCAGGGCCCGCTGTGCACAGGCTGTGGACAACAACTTGAACCGCGCGGTCGCCCTGACTACCGTGACTGGACTCGAATTCCTTTCCTACCCGCCTGCCGGGCCTGACCAACCCGTCCCGAGAACCACACATTCGTGGGACCTGTGAGAGAGCGTGCCTTGTGGCTGACGTACCTGCCGATCTTGCCGCAGTGTGGCCACGAGTGCTGGAGCAGCTCCTCGGGGAGGGCCAGCAGGGCATCGAGCCGAAGGACAAGCAGTGGATCGAGCGCTGCCAGCCGCTCGCGCTGGTGGCCGACACCGCTCTCCTCGCCGTCCCCAACGAGTGGGGCAAGCGCGTCCTCGAAGGCCGGCTGGCCCCGCTGATCAGCGACACCCTCAGTCGCGAATGCGGCCGTCCGATCCGCATCGCGATCACCGTCGACGAGTCCGTGGCGGAGCCGGCCACCACCCCGTCGGCCCCTCCCATGCAGCAGCAGCCCCGTTACCAGGGGCCGCAGCACGACGAGCCGCGCCACAGCGACGCGTACGACGGCTACGGGCACCGGCCCACGAACGACGACGGGATGCCCACCGTCCGCCCCGCGTACCCCGAATACCAGCAGCGCCCCGAGCCCGGCGCCTGGCCACGCACCGCCGAGGACCTGTCCTGGCAGCAGCCCCGGCACGGCGGATACCAGGAGCGCGATCCGTACGCGACCCGCCCCCAGCAGCACGACTACCGGTCGCCGCTGCCCGACCGCGGGCAGTACGACCAGCAGCGGCCCGAGCGCCACGAACGGCCTGAGCCCAGCGGCCCGCGGCATGGCGGTCCGGGCGGACCTTCCGGCGGGGGAGTCCCCGGCGGCGGGCCCGGCCCGCTCGGTGCGCAGCCGTCGCCGGCGCCGGGACCGG from Streptomyces sp. FIT100 includes these protein-coding regions:
- the yidD gene encoding membrane protein insertion efficiency factor YidD, with product MKYPLLALIKLYQWTISPLLGPVCRYYPSCSHYGYTAIDRHGAVKGTALTAWRILRCNPWSPGGVDHVPPRKRPRWHELLREYLRGGKGGHPPETSPAAETSPNAQGA
- a CDS encoding R3H domain-containing nucleic acid-binding protein, translated to MTEGTTSAAAEGSDTLNHLEQEGEIAADYLEGLLDIADLDGDIDMDVEADRAAVSIISDTSSRDLQKLVGRDGEVLEALQELTRLAVHRETGDRSRLMLDIAGFRAKKRAELAELGAKAADEVKNSGEPVKLKPMTPFERKVVHDAVAAAGLRSESEGEEPQRFVVVLPA
- a CDS encoding ParA family protein, yielding MAGSVHRELEVEESESLRSDANIAGPMTDPVPGPRTESTGDDVSRETPPPMDDTPIGRAAQLAVEALGRAGEGLPRPEQTRVMVVANQKGGVGKTTTTVNLAASLALHGARVLVVDLDPQGNASTALGIDHHAEVPSIYDVLVESKPLSEVVQPVQDVEGLFCAPATIDLAGAEIELVSLVARESRLQRAIQAYEQPLDYILIDCPPSLGLLTVNALVAGAEVLIPIQCEYYALEGLGQLLRNVDLVRGHLNPALHVSTILLTMYDGRTRLASQVADEVRSHFGDEVLRTSIPRSVRISEAPSYGQTVLTYDPGSSGSLSYLEAAREIALRGVGVHYEAKAAHAVSQNNQQSQSEGIQ
- the trxB gene encoding thioredoxin-disulfide reductase; the protein is MSDVRNVIIIGSGPAGYTAALYTARASLNPLVFEGAVTAGGALMNTTDVENFPGFRDGIMGPDLMDNMRAQSERFGAELVPDDVIAVDLTGEIKTVTDTAGTVHRAKAVIVATGSQHRKLGLPNEDTLSGRGVSWCATCDGFFFKDQDIVVVGGGDTAMEEATFLSRFAKSVTVVHRRDTLRASKAMQDRAFADPKIKFAWDSEVAEIHGDQKLSGLTLRNTKTGETSPLPVTGLFIAVGHDPRTELFKGQLELDGEGYLKVDAPSTRTNLTGVFGAGDVVDHTYRQAITAAGTGCSAALDAERFLAALADDEKATAAAAV
- the rsmG gene encoding 16S rRNA (guanine(527)-N(7))-methyltransferase RsmG; amino-acid sequence: MTEAAELPQAPEEARTVFGEFFPEAVRYAELLADAGVKRGLIGPREVPRLWERHLLNCAVLSEVVPEGVTVCDVGSGAGLPGIPLALVRPDLKITLLEPLLRRTNFLQEVVELLGLDHVTVVRGRAEEVLGTLPPVHVVTARAVAPLDRLAGWGVPLLRPYGEMLALKGDTAEEEINGARAALSKLGVVEASVLHVGEGIVDPLSTVVRVEVGESPGGVRFAAKRAKAARVGRSRRRR
- the rpmH gene encoding 50S ribosomal protein L34, yielding MSKRTFQPNNRRRAKTHGFRLRMRTRAGRAILANRRSKGRARLSA
- the trxA gene encoding thioredoxin, which translates into the protein MALKTVTDANFDDEVLKSDKPVLVDFWAEWCGPCRQIAPSLEAIAAEHGDKIEIVKLNIDENPATAAKYGVMSIPTLNVYQNGEVAKTIVGAKPKAMLVRELDTFIGDEVAQA
- the rnpA gene encoding ribonuclease P protein component — encoded protein: MLPTENRLRRREDFATAVRRGRRAGRPLLVVHLRSGATDPHAPGESAPPTRAGFVVSKAVGGAVTRNQVKRRLRHLIRERLLELPPGSLVVVRALPGAGDADHAQLARDLDAALQRLLGGGAR
- the yidC gene encoding membrane protein insertase YidC — protein: MDTIASLFSFITTPVSWIIVQFHKLYGALFGPDTGWAWGLSIVSLVVLIRICLIPLFVKQIKSMRNMQALQPKMKAIQERYKNDRQRQSEEMMKLYKDTGTNPLSSCLPILAQSPFFFALYHVLSNIANGKTIGVLNQTLVDSAREAQIFGAPIAAKFTDTQDKVAALGATVMDVRVITAVMIILMSASQFYTQRQLMQKNVDLSVKTPYMQQQKMLMYIFPVIFAVMGINFPVGVLVYWLTTNVWTMGQQMYVINQNPTPGSKAQDSYLQRLLKSVTAHGEVRGRRKRNVVQAIVAKGADRNENERRFIAGLSKAGFAAQADGSVVKGDTLTAEAEGGAAGRRQQPKRQSKAQRQSGPAQAGSAQQEPTSTTSKTSLEKGEPQDAKPKPAAKTAPGSARQAKSGQRKGQQRPKHPSSKK
- a CDS encoding ParB/RepB/Spo0J family partition protein — protein: MSERRRGLGRGLGALIPAAPQEKPVASDGAGPASAGAGPVLTAERGVAVAKVATLPPGPVTPEPRAAEPEPETMSDIVSPAGAHFAEVPLDSITPNPRQPREVFDEDALAELVTSIKEVGLLQPVVVRQLGPDRYELIMGERRWRACREAGLERIPAIVRATEDDKLLLDALLENLHRAQLNPLEEAAAYDQLLKDFKCTHDQLADRIGRSRPQVSNTLRLLRLSPPVQRRVAAGVLSAGHARALLSIEDSDEQDRLAHRIVAEGLSVRAVEEIVTLMGSGPSSAPKPKGPRAGTRLSPALTDLASRLSDRFETRVKVDLGQKKGKIVVEFASIEDLDRILGTLAPGEGRVMEQSDSEEPAEDDEI
- a CDS encoding GNAT family N-acetyltransferase gives rise to the protein MGRRLVPLTLDNLPDLPKRCRACVFWELDPVSGEAAVKAGRPELEKEAWISAVLLEWGSCGRVVYVDEIPVGFVLYAPPAYVPRSTAFPTSPVSPDAVQLMTAWIMPSYQGQGLGRVMVQTVAKDLLRRGFKAIEAFGDARWTEPACVLPADHLLAVGFKTVRPHPTHPRLRLELRTTLSWKEDVELALDRLLGAVQKEPALRPL